One Methylocaldum marinum DNA window includes the following coding sequences:
- the phoU gene encoding phosphate signaling complex protein PhoU: MTNFFDTDHLHQHISKQYDHELLDIRNRVLTLGGLVEEQVESAVTALVNNDVELAERVISDDYKVNSLEVSIDEECTQIIALRQPTARDLRLVVAVIKTITDLERIGDEAKRIARLSIDLATHYPKKNQLTEVEQLAKHVRGLLREALDSFARMDVDEALRVVQDDRMVDREYESIMRQQITYMMEDPRAIPVSLDIMWSARSLERIGDRSCNICEYVIYYAKGKNIRHISIEQVEKDLRDT; the protein is encoded by the coding sequence ATGACCAATTTCTTCGATACCGATCATTTGCATCAGCACATTTCCAAGCAGTACGACCACGAGTTATTGGACATACGCAATCGGGTCCTCACGCTGGGCGGACTGGTCGAGGAACAGGTCGAGTCGGCCGTGACTGCGCTGGTCAATAACGATGTCGAACTGGCCGAACGCGTTATCAGCGACGACTACAAGGTAAATTCCCTGGAGGTCTCCATCGACGAGGAGTGCACTCAGATCATTGCTCTCCGTCAGCCCACCGCGCGCGACCTGCGTTTGGTGGTCGCGGTCATCAAGACTATTACCGATCTCGAACGAATCGGTGACGAAGCCAAGCGTATAGCCCGTTTGTCGATCGATCTTGCAACCCATTATCCGAAGAAGAACCAACTGACCGAAGTCGAGCAGCTGGCCAAGCATGTGCGCGGGCTACTTCGAGAGGCCCTGGACTCCTTCGCGCGCATGGACGTGGACGAAGCCTTGCGCGTCGTCCAGGACGACCGAATGGTAGATCGTGAATACGAAAGCATCATGCGCCAGCAGATCACGTATATGATGGAAGATCCCCGCGCCATTCCGGTTTCGCTCGACATCATGTGGTCGGCCCGGTCCCTGGAACGTATCGGCGACCGTTCCTGTAATATTTGCGAATACGTCATTTATTATGCCAAAGGCAAGAATATTCGGCATATCAGTATCGAGCAGGTGGAGAAAGACTTGCGGGACACCTGA
- the rlmM gene encoding 23S rRNA (cytidine(2498)-2'-O)-methyltransferase RlmM, with amino-acid sequence MNTEHPRCVLLYCRSGFEKECAAEILERAGDLSVSGYVKAKPDSGFVAFTPDSAEAFSACEKGLLYKNLIFARQLVVAAVPLAGLPVADRAQPLLHTARRLGDRFSEIFLETADTNEAKSLAAFLHKFAAPFNRAVRDGGLLGKPAGPRLHVFFLSSTAAYVGISIPGNSCPWPMGIPRLKFPRGAPSRSTLKLEEAFLTFLDDPGRSLSPGMTAVDLGAAPGGWTFQLVRRHLKVTAVDNGNLDPALLDTGLVDHLRMDAFRYRPSKPIDWLVCDVVEQPVRIAALIGEWIAQGLCRRAIFNLKLPMIKRYDEVKRCREIIEERMAKTRGAYALVFKQLYHDRAEITGYFSREIG; translated from the coding sequence ATAAACACCGAGCATCCCCGCTGTGTTCTGCTCTACTGCCGCAGCGGATTCGAAAAGGAATGCGCCGCAGAAATTCTGGAACGAGCCGGCGATCTGAGCGTATCCGGCTATGTCAAGGCAAAACCGGACAGCGGTTTCGTGGCATTCACTCCGGACAGCGCGGAAGCTTTTTCGGCCTGCGAGAAAGGCTTGCTCTACAAGAATCTCATCTTCGCTCGACAACTGGTAGTCGCCGCCGTTCCCCTCGCCGGACTCCCCGTCGCCGACCGCGCTCAGCCGTTGTTACACACGGCGCGGCGGCTGGGAGACCGGTTCTCCGAAATATTTCTGGAAACCGCCGACACCAACGAAGCAAAATCCCTCGCCGCCTTTCTGCACAAATTCGCAGCGCCCTTTAATCGGGCAGTCAGAGACGGCGGGCTGCTCGGCAAACCCGCGGGGCCCCGGCTCCATGTCTTTTTTCTCAGCTCTACCGCCGCCTATGTCGGCATCTCGATACCCGGCAACTCTTGTCCCTGGCCGATGGGCATCCCCCGCCTGAAATTCCCCCGCGGCGCACCGAGCCGATCCACGCTCAAGCTGGAAGAAGCCTTTCTGACCTTTCTCGACGATCCCGGAAGAAGCCTTTCGCCCGGCATGACAGCGGTCGATCTCGGAGCGGCGCCGGGAGGCTGGACCTTTCAGTTGGTCAGGCGCCATCTCAAAGTCACCGCCGTCGACAACGGAAATCTCGATCCCGCCTTGTTGGACACCGGTCTGGTGGATCACTTGCGGATGGACGCATTTCGCTATCGCCCATCAAAGCCGATAGACTGGCTGGTCTGCGATGTTGTGGAACAGCCGGTGCGGATCGCCGCCCTGATCGGCGAGTGGATAGCCCAAGGCTTGTGCCGGAGAGCCATCTTCAACCTGAAACTGCCCATGATCAAGCGCTACGACGAAGTCAAGCGCTGCCGCGAGATTATCGAAGAGCGAATGGCAAAAACCCGTGGCGCTTATGCGCTTGTCTTCAAGCAGCTCTATCACGATAGGGCCGAAATTACCGGCTATTTTTCACGGGAGATCGGATAA
- the tviB gene encoding Vi polysaccharide biosynthesis UDP-N-acetylglucosamine C-6 dehydrogenase TviB — protein MMRSLADTKIGIIGLGYVGLPLAVEFGKHFDTVGLDVNAQRIAELKDGLDRSLEVDAEELSSVKRLSYTADPADLSSCNVYIITVPTPIDEHKRPDLTPLQKASETVGKLLSKDDIVIYESTVYPGATEEVCVPILEARSGLIFNRDFYCGYSPERINPGDKEHRVTTIRKVTSGSTPAIADFVDELYRKIITAGTHKASSIKVAEAAKVIENTQRDVNIALINELAILFNKLGLNTLEVLEAAGSKWNFLPFRPGLVGGHCIGVDPYYLTHKAQEIGHHPEIILAGRRINDGMGEYVASRLVKLMTRKRLPVCQANILILGLTFKENCPDIRNTRVTDIIKELESYDSSIDVYDPWASPEEVREEYGIDLVEQLPAGKYDAVVIAVAHREFKAMGAEGIRALAKPNGVLFDVKYALPHDSVDDYL, from the coding sequence ATGATGCGCTCGCTCGCAGACACAAAGATCGGCATTATCGGACTGGGCTATGTAGGACTCCCGCTCGCCGTAGAATTCGGCAAACACTTCGACACCGTAGGTCTGGACGTCAACGCTCAGCGTATCGCGGAATTGAAGGACGGGCTAGATCGCTCGCTCGAAGTCGATGCCGAAGAACTTTCCAGCGTGAAGCGACTGAGCTACACGGCCGACCCTGCGGATCTCTCGAGCTGCAATGTTTATATCATCACCGTCCCGACACCTATCGACGAGCATAAACGGCCCGATCTGACGCCTCTTCAAAAAGCCAGCGAAACCGTCGGCAAGCTTTTGTCGAAGGACGACATCGTCATCTATGAGTCCACGGTCTATCCCGGTGCGACCGAAGAAGTCTGCGTACCGATTCTGGAAGCTCGGTCGGGATTGATCTTCAACCGGGACTTTTACTGCGGCTACAGTCCCGAGCGCATCAATCCCGGGGACAAGGAGCACCGGGTTACTACGATCAGGAAGGTCACATCGGGATCGACCCCGGCGATCGCCGATTTCGTCGACGAACTCTATCGCAAGATCATCACGGCCGGCACGCACAAAGCCAGCAGCATCAAAGTCGCCGAAGCGGCAAAAGTCATCGAGAATACCCAAAGAGACGTGAATATCGCGCTCATCAATGAACTGGCGATTCTGTTCAACAAGTTGGGCTTGAACACACTAGAGGTGTTGGAAGCCGCCGGAAGCAAATGGAATTTCCTTCCGTTTCGTCCGGGCCTGGTCGGCGGCCACTGTATAGGTGTCGATCCCTACTACCTCACCCATAAAGCCCAGGAAATAGGCCATCACCCCGAAATCATCCTGGCCGGACGCCGCATCAATGACGGGATGGGCGAATATGTCGCCAGCCGCCTGGTCAAGCTGATGACCCGCAAGCGCCTTCCGGTCTGTCAGGCGAATATCCTCATCCTTGGATTGACCTTCAAGGAAAATTGCCCGGACATTCGGAACACTCGGGTAACGGACATCATCAAAGAACTCGAGAGCTACGACTCGAGTATCGATGTCTACGACCCGTGGGCGAGCCCCGAGGAAGTCCGGGAAGAATACGGCATCGATCTCGTCGAACAGCTTCCGGCCGGAAAGTACGATGCCGTCGTCATTGCGGTCGCCCACCGGGAATTCAAAGCCATGGGCGCCGAAGGCATTCGCGCCTTGGCGAAACCCAACGGTGTTCTGTTCGATGTCAAATATGCATTGCCGCACGACAGCGTGGATGATTACTTATAA
- the galE gene encoding UDP-glucose 4-epimerase GalE, which produces MERKGVLVTGGAGYIGSHVVKQLGEMGERLVVLDNLSTGFKEAVLYGDFVEGDTGDADVVSQILRDYEIEAVLHFAAHTIVPESVSDPLKYYGNNTCKTRNLLECARNVGVKHFIFSSTAAVYGIPDEPYASESSPTAPINPYGASKLMSEWMLRDLSAATDLKHVILRYFNVAGSDPEGKIGQSTRNATLLIKVAAEVAVGKREKLCVFGTDYPTEDGTGVRDYIHVSDLADAHIQALTYLRNGGGSATLNCGYGHGYSVREVIDAVNRVNGTPIAVQEMPRRPGDPPQLVAEVGKIHEMLNWTPRYDDLPFIVKSSLDWEKKLLEHPWGN; this is translated from the coding sequence ATGGAAAGAAAAGGCGTATTAGTCACGGGCGGTGCCGGCTATATCGGCAGCCATGTGGTCAAGCAACTGGGTGAAATGGGGGAACGCCTGGTGGTACTCGACAATCTCTCCACCGGGTTCAAGGAAGCCGTGCTTTACGGCGATTTCGTCGAGGGCGATACCGGCGACGCGGACGTGGTCTCCCAAATCCTGCGCGACTACGAGATCGAAGCGGTATTGCACTTCGCCGCCCACACCATCGTTCCGGAATCCGTATCGGATCCCTTAAAATATTACGGCAACAACACCTGCAAGACGCGTAATTTGCTCGAGTGTGCCCGGAATGTCGGCGTCAAGCATTTCATTTTTTCCTCGACCGCCGCCGTATACGGTATTCCCGACGAGCCCTATGCCTCCGAATCGTCGCCGACGGCACCGATCAACCCTTATGGCGCGTCCAAGTTGATGAGCGAATGGATGCTTCGGGACCTCTCAGCCGCGACGGACCTCAAGCACGTCATCCTGCGCTACTTCAACGTGGCCGGCTCGGATCCCGAAGGGAAGATCGGCCAGTCGACGCGCAACGCGACCTTGCTGATCAAGGTCGCGGCGGAAGTGGCGGTCGGAAAGCGCGAGAAATTATGCGTTTTCGGTACCGACTACCCCACCGAAGACGGCACCGGCGTACGCGATTACATTCATGTCAGCGATCTCGCCGACGCCCACATTCAAGCCTTGACCTATTTACGCAACGGAGGCGGCTCGGCCACTCTGAACTGCGGCTACGGACACGGCTACAGCGTCCGGGAGGTCATCGACGCGGTAAATCGCGTCAACGGCACGCCGATTGCGGTGCAAGAAATGCCGCGGCGCCCCGGCGACCCGCCGCAATTAGTGGCGGAGGTCGGAAAAATCCACGAAATGCTCAACTGGACGCCCCGCTACGACGACCTGCCGTTCATTGTGAAATCGTCTCTGGACTGGGAAAAGAAACTTCTCGAACACCCCTGGGGCAATTAA
- the mobB gene encoding molybdopterin-guanine dinucleotide biosynthesis protein B: protein MLKAFDTQVPILGFAAFSGTGKTTLLKKIIPLLRSRQLNVGLVKHSHHSFEIDYPGKDSYELRKAGANPVMLSSSRRRAIIMEHPEIREPSLSEELAFFDRTGLDLILVEGFKREPIPKIELHRPALGKPLLFPGDDTIIAIASDAEPAVMPHIPRLDINDPEQIVRFICQEFLPRARNG, encoded by the coding sequence ATGCTGAAAGCCTTCGATACGCAGGTGCCGATTCTAGGTTTCGCGGCTTTCAGTGGCACCGGCAAAACGACTCTTTTGAAGAAGATCATCCCGCTGCTCCGGTCGCGGCAGCTTAACGTCGGACTTGTCAAACACAGTCACCACAGTTTCGAGATCGACTATCCCGGCAAGGACAGCTACGAATTGCGCAAGGCGGGTGCAAACCCGGTCATGCTCAGCTCGTCCCGTCGCCGCGCCATCATCATGGAACATCCCGAGATCCGGGAACCGAGTCTGTCCGAGGAATTGGCCTTTTTCGATCGGACCGGGCTGGATTTGATCTTGGTGGAAGGTTTCAAACGGGAACCCATTCCAAAGATCGAGCTGCACCGTCCGGCCCTCGGCAAACCGCTTTTGTTCCCCGGCGACGACACCATCATCGCGATCGCATCGGACGCCGAACCGGCGGTCATGCCCCACATACCCAGACTTGATATCAACGACCCGGAACAAATCGTCCGTTTCATTTGCCAGGAGTTTCTTCCCCGTGCGCGCAACGGATAG
- a CDS encoding NAD-dependent epimerase has protein sequence MKVLVTGTAGFIGAALAQALLARGDEVIGIDNVNDYYDVGLKEARLTRLKNQSAFTEVRIALEDRDQLYRAFADHRPQRVVNLAAQAGVRYSLTHPHAYIDANLVGFCNILEACRHHDIEHLVYASSSSVYGANTAMPFSVHHNVDHPVSLYAATKKANELMAHTYSHLYGLPTTGLRFFTVYGPWGRPDMALFMFTRNILAGKPIDVFNYGHHRRDFTYIDDIVEGVVRVLDKIAAPNPNWTGDIPDAGTSKAPYRLYNIGNHQPVELMRFIEVLEECLGRKAEKNLLPMQSGDVPDTYADVDDLIRDVDYRPTTPIETGIANFVRWYKDYYGAT, from the coding sequence ATGAAAGTATTGGTCACCGGAACGGCGGGATTCATAGGCGCAGCGCTGGCTCAGGCACTCCTGGCGCGCGGGGACGAGGTCATCGGTATCGATAATGTCAACGATTATTACGATGTCGGTCTAAAGGAGGCCCGGCTCACCCGGCTGAAAAACCAGTCCGCCTTCACGGAAGTCCGCATCGCGCTGGAAGACCGCGACCAGCTTTACCGAGCATTCGCGGATCACCGGCCGCAGCGCGTAGTCAATCTTGCCGCCCAGGCGGGGGTGAGATATTCGCTGACTCATCCCCATGCGTATATCGACGCGAATCTGGTGGGTTTCTGCAATATCCTGGAAGCCTGCCGGCATCACGATATCGAACACCTGGTCTATGCCTCGTCCAGCTCCGTTTACGGCGCGAATACCGCCATGCCGTTTTCGGTCCACCACAATGTCGACCACCCGGTCAGCCTATATGCGGCCACGAAAAAAGCCAACGAACTGATGGCGCACACCTATAGCCATCTTTACGGCTTGCCCACCACCGGCTTGCGCTTTTTCACCGTGTACGGCCCCTGGGGCCGCCCGGACATGGCCTTGTTCATGTTTACCCGGAACATCCTGGCCGGGAAGCCGATAGACGTTTTCAATTACGGACATCACCGGCGCGACTTCACCTATATCGACGACATCGTGGAAGGCGTGGTTCGGGTGCTGGACAAGATAGCGGCTCCGAATCCGAATTGGACCGGAGATATCCCGGATGCCGGCACCAGCAAGGCGCCGTATCGCCTTTACAATATCGGCAACCACCAGCCGGTCGAACTCATGCGCTTCATCGAGGTTCTGGAAGAATGTCTGGGCAGGAAAGCCGAAAAGAATCTGCTTCCCATGCAGAGCGGAGACGTACCCGACACCTACGCCGACGTGGACGATCTCATCCGTGATGTGGACTATCGACCGACAACGCCGATAGAAACCGGAATCGCAAATTTCGTCAGGTGGTACAAAGATTATTACGGCGCGACCTAG
- a CDS encoding TIGR03013 family XrtA/PEP-CTERM system glycosyltransferase encodes MIRVFRHYISSIYLIIFLLDCGIFFSAFYMGAVLRFFPDFQSSFSAIDLTSPSAVFCIFMLASTTGMGLYQRAQLGGDAGLLLRVLASFMLGTVLMGLVFYAIPAIFVGRGVLGYALLSALALTLFSRFMFLKFVDRQELRRRVLVLGAGCNANMIQEFENRASNPSFSVIGFVQMGGDVCRIESHRLCNLEMPLNEYANLHDVDEIVVAPDDRRGGLAVDEILDCKMNGLEVVDLLHFFEREGGLIRVDCLHPSWLVFSDGFRYSGFQQLSKRSFDVVASLALLAVSWPVMLLTALAILIESGWRAPVLYRQVRVGKNWRLFKVIKFRSMRTDAEKDGRARWATKDDDRVTRVGRFIRKTRIDELPQLFNVLKGEMSFVGPRPERPEFVEKFAESIPYYSERHRVKPGITGWAQLCYPYGSSYEDAIEKLQFDLYYVKNYSLFLDFLIMLQTIEVVVWGKGAR; translated from the coding sequence ATGATCCGCGTTTTCCGCCATTATATCTCAAGCATTTACCTGATTATTTTTCTGCTTGACTGCGGCATTTTCTTTTCCGCCTTTTATATGGGAGCGGTGCTACGATTTTTTCCGGATTTCCAAAGCAGTTTTTCGGCTATCGATTTGACCAGTCCCTCGGCTGTTTTCTGCATTTTCATGCTAGCGAGCACTACCGGCATGGGGCTTTATCAGCGGGCGCAGCTGGGTGGCGATGCCGGGCTGCTGCTCCGCGTGCTGGCGAGTTTCATGCTCGGCACGGTTTTGATGGGGCTGGTTTTTTATGCGATTCCGGCGATTTTCGTGGGGCGAGGCGTTTTAGGCTACGCCTTGCTGTCGGCCTTGGCTCTCACGCTGTTTTCGCGGTTTATGTTCTTGAAGTTCGTGGACCGGCAAGAGCTCAGGCGGCGGGTGCTGGTTTTAGGTGCGGGTTGCAATGCCAACATGATCCAGGAGTTCGAGAACAGAGCGTCCAACCCGAGCTTCAGCGTCATCGGTTTCGTGCAGATGGGCGGAGACGTCTGCCGGATAGAGTCTCACCGCCTGTGCAATTTGGAGATGCCCCTCAACGAGTACGCCAATCTGCATGACGTCGACGAAATTGTGGTCGCTCCGGATGATCGCCGCGGAGGGCTGGCGGTCGACGAGATCTTGGACTGCAAGATGAACGGCCTCGAAGTCGTGGACCTCTTGCACTTTTTCGAGCGCGAAGGGGGGCTGATTCGAGTCGACTGTCTGCATCCCAGTTGGCTGGTCTTTTCCGACGGATTTCGCTATAGCGGCTTCCAGCAGCTGTCGAAACGGTCTTTCGATGTGGTCGCTAGCCTCGCCCTGCTGGCCGTAAGCTGGCCCGTCATGCTGCTGACCGCGCTGGCGATCCTGATCGAGAGCGGTTGGCGGGCGCCGGTGCTTTACCGCCAGGTGCGGGTTGGCAAGAACTGGCGGTTGTTCAAGGTAATCAAGTTCCGCAGCATGCGCACAGATGCCGAGAAGGACGGCCGAGCGCGCTGGGCGACAAAGGACGACGATCGCGTGACGCGGGTGGGGCGGTTCATTCGAAAAACCCGCATCGATGAATTGCCGCAGTTGTTTAATGTTCTGAAAGGTGAAATGAGCTTTGTCGGTCCGCGTCCGGAACGGCCCGAATTCGTCGAAAAATTCGCGGAATCCATACCTTATTATTCCGAGCGCCATCGGGTGAAGCCCGGCATTACCGGCTGGGCGCAGCTGTGTTATCCCTATGGATCAAGTTATGAGGATGCCATCGAGAAACTGCAGTTCGACTTATATTACGTCAAGAACTACAGTCTATTTCTCGATTTTCTCATCATGTTACAGACCATCGAAGTGGTTGTTTGGGGAAAGGGCGCTCGCTGA